From the Lacipirellulaceae bacterium genome, the window GGTTTTCGTGACCCCGACAGCAAGAAGTATGTCGGCGGCGAAGCGGTTTGGGACCGGGCGGAGGCGGCACTCCAGGAAGTCTGCGAATCGATGGACCTCCCTGACATGTCGATTGAACCCGGTGAGGCGGCTTTCTACGGACCAAAGGCTGACTTCGTGGTGACCGACTGTATCGGTCGCGAGTGGCAGCTCGGCACCGTTCAGCTTGACTACAACTTGCCGAGTCAGGACCGCTTTGGTCTCGAGTACACAGGGGCCGACAACCAGCCACATCAGCCGGTGATGATTCATCGCGCACCGTTGGGATCAATGGAGCGATTCATCGGCGTCTTGATCGAACATTTCGCAGGTGCGTTCCCGCTGTGGCTTGCTCCTGAGCAACTTCGCGTTCTCACGGTTAGCGAAAAGAGCGAGGAGTATGGCAAGCAAGTTGAGCAACAGATGAAAGAGGCCGGCTTCCGCGTCACGGGAGACTACCGTGGCCAGAAGCTGGGGGCGAAGATCCGCGAAGGCCAGATCGACCTGATTCCCTATATGCTAGTCGTCGGCGAGAAGGATGCTGAAAACGGAACCGTCACGGTGCGAGATCGCATCGACGGCGACCTGGGAGCGATGCCGATCGCCGAGGCCGTTGCGAAACTTCAGGCGGAAGTGGCCGATCGGACGGTTCGCCAAGTGGCCGAGGCGGCTCCAGCGGTCCCCACGGATGCGGGGGATGGGTATTGAGTCTCTTCGCTCAGGCTCCTGCAGTGGTACAAGACGCTCGGGGCTGAGGCGTTCAAATGATAGCTTGACCTAACCCCCATTCATAACCAATACTTGTGGGTCCGCCGCTGCAGTTTAGGCGGCCCGGAGAACTTTTCCATTCCGGAACATTGTCACCCTTTGGAGGATTTGAGAAATCGATCGTAATCAGCAACGGATCAACGAATCGATCCGTGTCTCGCCGCTGCGTGTGATCAGCGACGATGGCGAACAACTAGGCGTAATTACTCGGGACGAGGCGTTAGAAAAAGCACGTGAGGCGGGGCTTGATCTTGTTGAGGTCGCGCCAACCGAAAAGCCCCCCGTCTGCCGCATCATGGACTTTGGTAAGTTCAAGTACCAGCAGAAGAAGCGGCAAAACAAAGGCCACGTCCATCAAAGCAAGAACAAAGAAATCCGCCTGCGCCCCAAGATCGGCCAACACGATTACGAGACGAAACGCGACCGCGCTCGCAAGTTCCTCGGGGCACGCGATAAAGTGATCTGCTCGGTCATTTTCCGTGGCCGCGAAAACGCCCACGTTGAAGAAGGCTTCAAGCTCGTTGAGCGACTCGTCGAGGAACTCGAAGACGTCGCTAAGATCGAGCAGCCCGCAAAGATGGCCGGACGGCGAATCGTGATGGTGCTAGCGCCGAAGTAGGCGTTGCGTTATGGATCACGTCGCGGTGCTAGTTGCTTGACGAGTCGTGGGATGTCCTTGGAGCCTGGAGTGGGGAGTTTCCAGATGCGATCAGTTTTCTCTGTGGTAGTTTTTAGAGTCTTTCCATCAGAGCTAAATGCTAGTTGGGTTATTTTTGCCTCGTGAAGCATCTCTTCACCCACGGGGACGCCTGTCGAGGCATCCCAGACTCGTACGGCTTTCTCTGCGCCAATTGCTAGTTGAGTCGCGCTAGCGTTCAACGCGATGGCTGAGACATTGCCACGAAACCGGATCTCCGTTCCGACAGGCTGCCCGGAGTTGATGTCTCTGAAACGGATTACTTGTTTGTCATCAATGACTGCCTCGATACATCCGCATTGACTAAATACCTTCTTCGATTTCTCTGGTCCGCTACGCGAGGCTTCTCCTGATCGGTTGTCGGTATCGAGATCTCGATCTCTTTGCTCGTCAAATGTCATGGAGGTCAAGTTCGCATCGTATTCCGTTGTCACCTTCTGGTGGGCATTGACTCCCATGTCGAGGAGTCGGGCCCTACTGGAGGCAGCGATGAATTTCTTTCCGGTAGGACACAACGTGACGGACTCTGACAATTTATCGTAGCTTTGCGGTAAACGGATGAGCCGTTTGGCCTTGGCATTCCAATGATGGAAAACTCCACCAGAGGCCGTCACTACCACCTCTCCATCAGGGCAGAAAGTGAGCAGTTCGATCGGCTCAGGATGCCTCAGAGGATGGATGTGAACCTGTTCCCCCGTCTCGGTGCTCCACACTTTTGCTGTCTTCTCGGAAGCAGAAGTCAGTCGCGTACTATCGCGGTTAAAGGCGAGCCGGCTCACCTGCCCCTCATGTGGCAGCGGTCCGCCAATAGGATCGCCACTTTTCGTGTCCCACAACCAGACGGAATCGACGGGAGTGGCGGCAGCCAATTTCGAGCCATCGGGGCTAAACAGCACGGGAAGCTCACCCGCTCTGAGATTGCTAAGGTCCGTCCCTCGGAGAGCGATCAAGTAAGAAACTGACTCAAGCTGCATCAGGCTGCCCAACGGCTTGCACGTTTTGGCGTCCCATAACCTGATTCCGTTGAATGATGCGGTAGCCACCTTGGTTGCAGATGCGTCAACTGCCAGTGAAGGGACTAGCAGATCAACGTCGATGGCTTTTCCCTTATGTTTGATCAGCTGAGCTGACTGGAAGCCTGTGTCGGAGTTCCAGACGTAACTTAACTTGGCTGTGGTCGAGGCAGCAATGAGATTGCCGTCGCTACTGCTTGCAAACGACAAAACCCGTCTGGGGTGCATCATCGGTTTGCCGACTAGCTGGTGTGTTTCAGAATCCCAGAGGCGTATCGTATTATCCTCTGCGAGAGTCAGGATTCGAGAACCATCAGAAGTGAATCGAACGGTTTGGATTATGGAGTTACCATGTGGTAGTTCTCCCCGCCTCTGGCCAGTGTCGGATTGAAACAAGTGGACGGTATCGCCCGTTGCGATTGCCAGATGCTCTCCATTAGGGCTAAAGGCAACCGATGAGTCACCGTTCGTGTCGGTGAGAATCGCTATTAGCCGCCCGCCCCTGGTTAGCCTGTCAGCTAAAACGCGACCGTAAGCCGGTTTAAGTGGATCGTCTTCAGCGCGTAGATTCCATGCTCTCAAGAGCTGTTCCACTCCATTATGGAGTCGATGATTGGCGTATTCGCTAACGCCAAAGTTGAACAGGGCCTTCGACGCTTCTTTGACACGCTGCATTGCCAGAAATTCCTGCGCTTCCGCCCTAGAGATCTCGGCGTTGATTTGCTCGTTTGCTTTTCTCAGGAGGCCTGACCGATAAGTTGCCACAATAGCAACGGCAATTGACCCCAGCACCAACGCGCTATAAAGAATCGCCACTTCGTGATTTCTTTTCGCCCATCGCCACGTCTTACCCGCGCGACTGATTGGTCGGGCCAGTATTGGTTTCCCAGCGAGGAAGCGTTCGAGTTCGCATCCGACCGCTTCGGTTGAGGGGTACCTGCGGTCTGGTTCTTTCTCGAGGCACTTGAGGGCGATCGTTTCCAGGTCGCGGGGAATGGAGGAGTTGAACTGCCGCAGTCCGGGGGCGTCGTTGTTGATCACCTTGTGCAGTAGCATCCGCGTGGTGCCCCGGAAGGGCAGCTCGCCGGTGAGCATTTGGAACAGCAGCACGCCCAAGGAGTAAACATCCGTGGTGCGATCAACACGATGCGATTCGCCACGGGCTTGTTCCGGGGACATGTACGCAGGTGTGCCAAGGACGGCCCCGTCGAGCGTCATCGTCACTTCGCCCGCATCGCGTTTGGCGAGGCCGAAGTCCATGAGATGGGGTTCGCCCGCGTCGTCGATCATCACGTTCTGGGGTTTGATGTCACGATGGATCACCCCTCGTTCGTGCGCATGGTGCAAGGCGTCAGCCAGCTTAACCCCCATCTCGACCACTTCACGCTGCGTAAGTTGCCTGTCGACGATCAATTCCGCGAGCGACACACCACGGATGAAGTCGCTGACAATGTAAATCGTCTCCGCCTGACGACCGACTTCGTAAACGGAGACGATGTGCGAGTGACTCAGTTGGGCTGCTGAGCGAGCTTCTCGAAAAAACTGCTCCTCCTGCGCGGGCTCGAGTTGGCCCCGCCGCGGGATCTTGACGGCGACGGTGCGATCGAGTTCCGTATCGTAGGCTTTCCAGACAGTCCCGAAGGCACCCGCTCCGAGACGCTCAACGAGTTTAAATTGGCCTAGTTCCTTGACACTCAGCGCGTCTCGCGTGGTATTGTCATCGTTGACGAGACTGAAATTACTGCCGCATGAGGGGCAGTCGATGCTGCTCAGTTCGGCATTGGGAAGCAACTCAATGGGCAGACGGCAGTTGGGGCAGCGGACGTTAAACGCCCGTGTTTCGAAGTCTTCCCCAGAGGCATCGGACAAGAGTTTGATCCCGGAAGTCAAGTCAGACGAGAAGCAAGAAGAGCAGCAAACTCAAGCTACAATATGGCTGCAATTGAGAGTTTTCGCAAATCCTGTTGTGATTTTCCCGGCGACCAAGTTTGGTCGCGGCAGGCTCGTGATCACTTGTCTATTTTGCGAACCGCACGCAATAAACCTGCGGCAGGTGCGTGGTGACGCACTCCCATAAGTCGCCACCATTGTCGCTGGTCCACAGCCCGCCGGTAGAGGAGCCCATCGCGAGCCGATTTCCGGTAGCGTCAATGTCGAGCGCGTGGCGGAAGACGATGTCGTAGCAGTGTTCGCTCGGTAGGCCTTTGTCGAGAATTGCGAACGACTTGCCGCCGTCGCGGGTGCGGTTGACGACCAGCTTGCCGTCGACGGGAACGCGACACTCGTCCTTCACGCCGGGGACGAACCAAGCACTCTGCGGGTCGGTTGGATCGACGGCCACAGCAAAGCCGAACGCGGAAGGCTCGGGCGTTAGTTCTTCCCACTGACGACCGCCGTTGGTTGTGTGGAAGATGCCGTTGTGATGTTGCACCCAGAGGGTTTCCGGGTCGGCTTGGCATTGCACAAGCAGGTGAGGATCTTGCCCGTTGGGATTATCGGCCTGCTCGGGCGGCATATATTCGGCCCGCATTCCTTTCGTGCGGTGCTCCCAAGTTTCGCCCGCGTCTTCGGTGACCCAGACACCGCCGCAAGAGATTCCAACTGTAAGGTGATCGCTATTCTGTGGATGAACGGCTACCGAATGAATGCCCGGACTATCTTTGCCACCGCCAAACCATTGCCAACGATCTTCGCGATCCCAGAGTGAGGTGACCAGTTCCCATGAATCGCCTCGGTCGTTCGACCTGAACAGGCCACCGGGAATCGTGCCCGCCCAGAGTGTTCCCAGCTGATCCACGCCGCCGGGCTTTAGTTCCCAAATTTCTTTGAGTGAGGAAAAGTCACGCCGCGGGTCGGTCTGCCCCGCTTCAGCTTGTTTGGCTTGGTCGGCATCGGTGAACTCGGGATAGACGGGGACGGCCACTTCTTGCCAGTTTCTGCCGGCATCGTCTGAGCGATGCAGCTTCACCCCGAAGTGGCCATGATCGAGCGCGCTGTAAAGCGTGCTGTCGCGCGGATCATGCAAGACCATCGTGGCGTTCTGCCCGAGGAAATCGACATGCGTGATGTTCCAGCCGCTGTTTGAGTTCTCGAGTGTGAAGAGGCCCTTGCGTGTGGCAACGTGGAGCAGGTCACTCATGGCTTAACCTCACGGTTGACGTTAGTTTTCGGCCACGGATGACACGGATTTCACGGATTTTTTGGAGAAGTGGTAGGCCAGAATCATAACCCGAAGCGTGAGCGAGGGGGTACGCCAACACGTGTTCTTCCTCGCTTACGCTTCGGGTTACAATTTAAGAATGTCCATCCCCTCAAGATCCGTATCATCTGTGCAATCTGTGGCTAAAAATTCAGGGCCACCCTTCGAACACGGTCATCCGCCCGAGAGGGCTTGCATCACATAGATTTCACTCTTGTCGGTCACCGGGTCGCTGAGCCCCTCGCGATCCTTCACCGGGCTGCCATCAATAAATACGTTCATGTGCCTACGGAGGCGCGTCTGATCGTCGAGGACGTAGCCCTTGAGTTGCTGGTTCTCGGCGAAAACCGCATCAAGGGCCTCTCGAACGGTTTCGCCCTCGGCAGCGGTTTCCGGGCACTCGACGTGACGTTGGAGGTTCGAGGTGAAAACGACGCGGGCCATGGGCGTATCGTAGCGGATTCCCGCAGCGACTGCGAGCAAACTCCCCAGCAAGCCGCAGGCTAACAGCTTGCTGGGGAGTGGCCACTGAAGTTTGTTTAGCTCACTGGCAAAGCAGAAGAGTGCAGGTATTAACCCTCTCGAAGACACGCTCCGGCGACCAAGTTTGGTCGCGGCTGGCTGGTTTTGTGGCTCTTGGCACCCTCTGCGATTCTGTTACACTGTGGGGCTACCCAAAGATCAACCTCCCCAGCATGGGATTACAGCGGGAAAAGAGCTATGCCAAAGCAAAAGACTCACAAAGGAACCAAGAAGCGGTTCCGCCTGTCCGCCAAGGGCAAGGCGAAGCACCGTCACTCGGGGACCAGCCACTTGGCGTCGCGCATGAGCCACAAGCGGAAGCGCAACCTCCGCGGCACGACCGTGACGACCGACACCAACTCGAAGATGATCGCCGAAGCATTGGCTGGCAACAGCTACTAGCGGTCGGCTGATCGATTTCAACTCCGCCGGGTATGAACGTCTGCAGAAGTACGCAGGGGCCTGGGCTGAGAAACGACAAGTAAGAAAAGGGTTCGCACCATGCGTACCACCAAAGGTAGCGCCCGGAATCGGGCGAAGAATCGTCTCTTCAAAAAGACCAAGGGTTATCGCGGCGGTCGCGGCAAGTTGCTCCGCACAGCTAAGGAAACCCTCGTCAAAGCGGAAGCCTATGCGTTCCGTGACCGTCGCGTTAAGAAACGCGAGTTCCGCAAGCTCTGGATCATCCGCATCAACGCGGCTGCTCGCGAACGCGGCATGCGTTACGGCGAACTGATCCACGGCCTCAAGAAGGCCCAGGTCGAGCTCGACCGGAAGACTCTTTCGGAAATGGCGATCAACGACCCGGCAGCGTTTGACGCCGTCGTTGAGCAGGCCCGTACGGCACTGTCAGCTTAACCAAGTAGGGTCCGCTGTGCGGGCCTTCGAAATTGTTGGGCATTTCGTTCGCGCAGATTCCGGCCGCGGTAGCCTTGCAGGCTAGATGAAGCGGCTCCTCTGGGCTGAACAGTTGGTCCGCTTAGCGGACCCTACGGCTATGGCACTTTCTGATTTCGTCGCTGAACTCGATGCACTGGTTGAAGGTGCGAAGGCCGCTTTTGCTTCGGCCACGGATGCCGATGCGCTTGAAGCAGCGCGAGTCGAGTTCGTTGGTGCCAAGGCCGGGAAGCTCAAAGCTGCTCAAAAGGGCATGGGCTCCGTCGACAAGGCGGACAAGCCCGCAGCCGGCAAGAAGTTCAACGAGGTGAAAGGGGCCGTCGAAGCAGCGTTTGCCGAAGCAAAGGATCGGCTAGCGGGGGCGGTTTCTCAAGGCGACCAGGAAGCTTTTGACCGTACTGTCCCCGGAGAGCCACTACGACTTGGACGGTTGCATCCGATTACTCAAACGATCGCCGAGATGCGCGACATCATGGGGCGACTCGGTTTCACGGCCGTTGAAGGCCCTGAGATCGAAGACGACTGGCACAACTTCGTTGCGCTGAACATCCCCGAAACGCACCCGGCCCGCGACCCGCTCGACAATTTTTATCTGGCGACTGGCAATGTCGCTGCAGGGGAGGGCGACAACGCGCTGCTCATGCGGAGCCAAACCTCCACGGTGCAGATCCGGGTGATGGAGAAGACTCCTCCCCCGGTGCGAATCATTTCACTGGGACGTGTTTATCGCCCAGATACCGCAGACGCAACGCACTATCCGATGTTCCACCAGATCGAAGGTCTGCTGGTGGACAAAGGCGTCACGATGGCGGACCTGAAGAGCGTGCTGCGGTTGTTCTGCCAGAGCTTTTATCAAACGGAATCGGGCTTCAACGAAGGCGAAGGAGGCGAAGACATTCACGTGCGTTTCCGTCCTTCCTTCTTCCCATTCACCGAGCCAAGCGTCGAAGTCGACATCAACTGGCAAGGCGGCTGGATGGAAATCGGCGGTGCGGGGATGGTCGATCCCAACGTGCTGCGAGCCGTGGGGTACGACCCCGATGAGGTCACCGGCTTCGCCTTCGGCCTGGGCGTCGAACGCATCGCGATGCGACGCCACAACATCACGGACATTCGCGCGTTGTATGAAAATGACGTGCGTTTCTTGGAACAGTTCTGAGTCTGTGTCACTGAAAACTGAACACTGACAACTGAAAACTTGCCCCCATGATTGTCTCACTCGATTGGCTGAAAGAATACGTTGAGCTTCCCGGCGATCTCGACGAACTGACTGAGCGACTGACGCTCACGGGTTTGAACCTTGAGGGCGTTGAGCAAGTTGGCGACGACACGGGCGTTGATTTGGAAGTCACCAGCAACCGTCCTGATTGCTTGGGGCACATTGGCGTCGCGCGTGAAGTCGCGGTGATTTGGGATCGCGAGCTAAAGGTTTCCGGGCCTGAGCCGAAAGCCAGTGGTGCGAAAGGACTCGGTTCTCTCGAAGTGCAAGCCCCTGAGCTTTGCCCTCGCTACACGGCTCGCTTGATCCGCGGCGTGAAAATCGGACCCAGTCCCGAATGGCTCGCCAATCGCTTGCGGACGCTGGGCATTGCCGTGATCAACAACGTGGTGGACATCACTAACTACGTGTTGTTCGAGTGCGGTCAGCCATTGCATGCCTTTGATTACGGAAAACTAACGGGCGACACGATTGTTGTTCGTGAAGCGAATAACGGCGAGAAGTTCACGGCGATTGATCACAAGGAGTACGAACTGGCTCCAGGAACTTGCGTGATTGCCGATGCGGAAAAGGCTGTGGCGCTGGCCGGTGTGATGGGCGGGGCGGATACGGAAGTCTCCGATGAAACGGTCGACGTGCTGATTGAAGCGGCCGACTTCGCTCCGCTTTCGGTACGCAACACCGCTCGCCGACATCACTTGCATAGCCCTTCGTCGTACCGATTCGAGCGGGGCGTCGACCCGTTGGGGATCGACTGGGCGAGCCGTCGTGCTTGCGAGTTGATTTTGGAACTCGCGGGTGGCGAGCTGGCGGGAGAAGTTGCCGACAGCGGTGAAACCTACACAAAGCCTGATCCGATTAAGCTACGTTTCGAGCAGATTGAGCGTGTTCTAGGCATCGGTGTGCCGCAGGAACAGGTGCAGAAGATTCTTACCGACCTCGGTTGCGAAGAGACGCACATCTGTGACCACTGCATCAAGGTGATCGCTCCCAGTTGGCGGGCCGACCTGACGCGGGAGATTGACCTGATCGAAGAGGTCGCTCGCATCTTTGGCTACGACAGAATTCCCGAAGATGCCGGCGTGCGGATGGTTGCTTCGCAACGCACGCAACAAGACCGTGTGCAGGATCGTGTTCGCTCGACGCTGGTTGCCGCCGGTTTTTACGAAGCGATGACCCTCAGTGCCGTCGACGAATCAACCGTCGATTGGATTCGGCCTTGGTCACAGGCAGAGCCGCTGCGAGTTAGCACGCCGGTCTTGCGACGGGCCGATTGTCTCCGGCAAACCTTGGTGCCAAGCCTGCTTGCCGCGCGGCTGCACAACGAAAAGGCTTCGAACCCGACGATCGAGCTGTTCGAAATCGCCAGCGTGTACTTGCCACAAGCTGAGGGTCTGCCTGAGCAGAAGCGAGTTCTCACGATCACCAGTGGCGGAAGCTACCTAGAACTCAAGGGCGTTCTTGAGGCCGCCGTTTTTTCAGTAACGCGGGCTTCAGCAATACGTAACGCCGAGCTTGAAGTCTCCCCCGCCGAGTTCGAGTTGCTCGATCCCGGGCGGAGTGGGCTCCTAACCCTTAATGGCAAACCGCTGGGCTACCTCGGTGAGCTCAGCGAAGCCGGTTTGAAGAAGGCCGAACTGCGAAACGGTTGCTCGGTGGCAGAGATCGATCTCGATCTTTTGATCGAAACCGCGGAACTGGTTGTCACCGCCGTGCCGCTTTCCACCTATCCCGCGGTTTCCCGCGATTTGAACATTGTGGTGGACGAGTGCGTAACGTGGGCTGAAGTCGAGAGCATCACGGCATCCGCCGGGAGCGAGCTTCTCGAATCGATCAGCTACCAAGAGACGTACCGCGATGCGAAGAAGCTTCCCGAAGGCAAGAAAAGCCTGCTCTACGGCGTTCAGCTTCGTTCCAGCGAAGGCACGCTCACCAGCGAGCGAGCCGACGGCGTGCGAGATGCCATCGTCGAGGCCCTTGGAAAACAAGTGGGTGGCGAACTACGGGCGTAGACCGTGGCTGGGGCATCCCGCCCCAGTGGCTTGATCGGTTTTTTACTACGCTTTCTGAGGCTGGAAGCCTGTCAGTTACACACAAGTTCCCAAAGCAGCGAAGCTGCGGAAGCACGTAGCCCCGAGCGCAGCTCGGGGTTCAGGAGCCAAATCCTTGAACAAGCCGCGAAGCGGCGATAGCGATTCTGAGGCTTCGAGGCGCTGTCGCCGCTTCGCGGCTAGATTTGATAGTACAATTCACCGTAGGCTTACGCCAACGGTTACGTGCTAATGCCGCTTCGCGGCATGATTTTGTCATGGAAGCAGATTGAGATACTTATGTGTGACTGACATGGCTGGAAGCCCCAGCCACAAACCCCTCTCCAGAAGGTGTACTTGAGGGTGGGGCTGAGTAGAATGGGACCTTTATCATGGCGATCGTTCGCCGTGATTCTTCGTCAGGCACCGAAGTTCAGGCTATGAAATCTCACCTTTCTACGAATCGATTCGTTTTCCTTCTGGTCCTTGTCGCCGTCACGTTCAGCGCTACTAGCATGCTGGCCGAAAGTGCCGAGGCCCAAATCCTTCGTCGCCGCCGCGCCGTCGTGCAAGCACCGCCGGTAAGCGTCGTCCAACCCGTGGCACCGGTCGTACGTCGTCCGTTGCTCAACGGGATTCTGCTCGAACAACCGCTCGTGCTGCGTCGGCCCTTGCTGCCGCGTCGCCGTGCTGCTTTGACCACCGAAGAAGTGCCTCAGCCCGCGTTTGAGCCTCGCCCCGAAGGCAGCCCTGATCTTGGCGATAACGAGCAGTCTGTGCCCGAACCGAGGAAGTTCGCAACGCCGCCGCCAACGCCAGCCGGTGAGCCGACTTTGGCCGAGATGCAAACGACCTACCCCACCGCGGCAGAGATCGCCACGTTTGATGACACCCAATTGTTGAACGCACTGCATGCCGCCTCCAAGGATTTGGACAAGGACCTTGATCAGTTCACCAGTAGCGAGAGTTGGCAACGTTACTTGAAGCTCCCGGACGACTCGCTCCCGCCAGCCGTGGATGGGCAAGTGCAGTTGGGAATGCGTTCGCTGGAGAAGACGCTCCAGCGTTTTGAGGGCGTGTCGCTCAATGAGAAATACGCGCAGATCTCCAGCCTCGCCAGCTTCCAGATGATGCACGCCGCACTGCGAGAAACGGTCGAACGGTTCAACCGTCCCCCCGCCCCAGCAATCGCACCTGAGGCCCCTGCAGCAGCCAGTGGTCCGGCGCTGGGAAGCCCCGTCGAG encodes:
- the infC gene encoding translation initiation factor IF-3: MDRNQQRINESIRVSPLRVISDDGEQLGVITRDEALEKAREAGLDLVEVAPTEKPPVCRIMDFGKFKYQQKKRQNKGHVHQSKNKEIRLRPKIGQHDYETKRDRARKFLGARDKVICSVIFRGRENAHVEEGFKLVERLVEELEDVAKIEQPAKMAGRRIVMVLAPK
- a CDS encoding protein kinase; protein product: MSDASGEDFETRAFNVRCPNCRLPIELLPNAELSSIDCPSCGSNFSLVNDDNTTRDALSVKELGQFKLVERLGAGAFGTVWKAYDTELDRTVAVKIPRRGQLEPAQEEQFFREARSAAQLSHSHIVSVYEVGRQAETIYIVSDFIRGVSLAELIVDRQLTQREVVEMGVKLADALHHAHERGVIHRDIKPQNVMIDDAGEPHLMDFGLAKRDAGEVTMTLDGAVLGTPAYMSPEQARGESHRVDRTTDVYSLGVLLFQMLTGELPFRGTTRMLLHKVINNDAPGLRQFNSSIPRDLETIALKCLEKEPDRRYPSTEAVGCELERFLAGKPILARPISRAGKTWRWAKRNHEVAILYSALVLGSIAVAIVATYRSGLLRKANEQINAEISRAEAQEFLAMQRVKEASKALFNFGVSEYANHRLHNGVEQLLRAWNLRAEDDPLKPAYGRVLADRLTRGGRLIAILTDTNGDSSVAFSPNGEHLAIATGDTVHLFQSDTGQRRGELPHGNSIIQTVRFTSDGSRILTLAEDNTIRLWDSETHQLVGKPMMHPRRVLSFASSSDGNLIAASTTAKLSYVWNSDTGFQSAQLIKHKGKAIDVDLLVPSLAVDASATKVATASFNGIRLWDAKTCKPLGSLMQLESVSYLIALRGTDLSNLRAGELPVLFSPDGSKLAAATPVDSVWLWDTKSGDPIGGPLPHEGQVSRLAFNRDSTRLTSASEKTAKVWSTETGEQVHIHPLRHPEPIELLTFCPDGEVVVTASGGVFHHWNAKAKRLIRLPQSYDKLSESVTLCPTGKKFIAASSRARLLDMGVNAHQKVTTEYDANLTSMTFDEQRDRDLDTDNRSGEASRSGPEKSKKVFSQCGCIEAVIDDKQVIRFRDINSGQPVGTEIRFRGNVSAIALNASATQLAIGAEKAVRVWDASTGVPVGEEMLHEAKITQLAFSSDGKTLKTTTEKTDRIWKLPTPGSKDIPRLVKQLAPRRDP
- a CDS encoding MoaD/ThiS family protein yields the protein MARVVFTSNLQRHVECPETAAEGETVREALDAVFAENQQLKGYVLDDQTRLRRHMNVFIDGSPVKDREGLSDPVTDKSEIYVMQALSGG
- the rpmI gene encoding 50S ribosomal protein L35, translated to MPKQKTHKGTKKRFRLSAKGKAKHRHSGTSHLASRMSHKRKRNLRGTTVTTDTNSKMIAEALAGNSY
- the rplT gene encoding 50S ribosomal protein L20 — its product is MRTTKGSARNRAKNRLFKKTKGYRGGRGKLLRTAKETLVKAEAYAFRDRRVKKREFRKLWIIRINAAARERGMRYGELIHGLKKAQVELDRKTLSEMAINDPAAFDAVVEQARTALSA
- the pheS gene encoding phenylalanine--tRNA ligase subunit alpha; the protein is MALSDFVAELDALVEGAKAAFASATDADALEAARVEFVGAKAGKLKAAQKGMGSVDKADKPAAGKKFNEVKGAVEAAFAEAKDRLAGAVSQGDQEAFDRTVPGEPLRLGRLHPITQTIAEMRDIMGRLGFTAVEGPEIEDDWHNFVALNIPETHPARDPLDNFYLATGNVAAGEGDNALLMRSQTSTVQIRVMEKTPPPVRIISLGRVYRPDTADATHYPMFHQIEGLLVDKGVTMADLKSVLRLFCQSFYQTESGFNEGEGGEDIHVRFRPSFFPFTEPSVEVDINWQGGWMEIGGAGMVDPNVLRAVGYDPDEVTGFAFGLGVERIAMRRHNITDIRALYENDVRFLEQF
- the pheT gene encoding phenylalanine--tRNA ligase subunit beta; the protein is MIVSLDWLKEYVELPGDLDELTERLTLTGLNLEGVEQVGDDTGVDLEVTSNRPDCLGHIGVAREVAVIWDRELKVSGPEPKASGAKGLGSLEVQAPELCPRYTARLIRGVKIGPSPEWLANRLRTLGIAVINNVVDITNYVLFECGQPLHAFDYGKLTGDTIVVREANNGEKFTAIDHKEYELAPGTCVIADAEKAVALAGVMGGADTEVSDETVDVLIEAADFAPLSVRNTARRHHLHSPSSYRFERGVDPLGIDWASRRACELILELAGGELAGEVADSGETYTKPDPIKLRFEQIERVLGIGVPQEQVQKILTDLGCEETHICDHCIKVIAPSWRADLTREIDLIEEVARIFGYDRIPEDAGVRMVASQRTQQDRVQDRVRSTLVAAGFYEAMTLSAVDESTVDWIRPWSQAEPLRVSTPVLRRADCLRQTLVPSLLAARLHNEKASNPTIELFEIASVYLPQAEGLPEQKRVLTITSGGSYLELKGVLEAAVFSVTRASAIRNAELEVSPAEFELLDPGRSGLLTLNGKPLGYLGELSEAGLKKAELRNGCSVAEIDLDLLIETAELVVTAVPLSTYPAVSRDLNIVVDECVTWAEVESITASAGSELLESISYQETYRDAKKLPEGKKSLLYGVQLRSSEGTLTSERADGVRDAIVEALGKQVGGELRA